In Desulfobaccales bacterium, one DNA window encodes the following:
- a CDS encoding ATP-binding protein — protein MRRFPFLASRYALALLLSVNFVLLGISIYLGLKSANQMKEIVKEDFNQQQLVLAKHTASLLEQDINFLKRELSTLNFSPSIQYIEPLSWANRMRATLASVREEGVVEIVRITPDGNRAYQVDSRGVDQITTGSFKDAAYLSWAAEPEHKGQVLVMPVSTNIPHFVGRLITVMAVPTYGMSVDDTHPHPSGSFAGVLAFYIDAHALAKKFTQGLRSGKTGYAWIMDSDGIFLNHPERDFVGKNAFVVRKERMSAISFDAINQIQREKMLTGQEGLGTYISGWHRGMAGEIPKLMAYAPVKLEDQNVVQDNKPMASWSVAVVAPASEVEGVIHTLYTRQFYLQVIIGLVVLSGTIVMLNFRYEQQFSSSLEEEVNRQKLKLQKSEARYQGLVENAADLIYSVDAGGHILSINRFAATFFSQAAGPFDPEVKINPQVFIGLTLNDVFDHKSAEFQLEWIRDVQATGRVQSKRHRVTIAEKEFWFSTSIVGVKDEQGDIFAYEIISRNITARKAIEDRMINMEKLASIGTLAAGVAHEINNPMTVILGFTEHLLEQTGSLPEVHETLQVIEDEGLRCKKIIENLLTFARTPERTETKADINSIMEKTLAVVKNTLLTKKVRLETSLAIGLPLAQGDPQELRQVFINMINNARDAMTGGGLLKVSTNLTPDGNRLAIEFTDTGNGIPREAQAKIFDPFFTTKGTGKGTGLGLSMSYGIITKFGGNIMFTSFPADEYPEKHGTTFTVYLPIITGPEAEAAGPEGQAEPAAGVS, from the coding sequence ATGCGCCGCTTCCCGTTTCTCGCCTCTCGCTATGCTCTGGCCTTGTTGTTGAGCGTCAATTTCGTCCTGCTGGGGATTAGCATCTATCTGGGGTTGAAGTCCGCCAACCAGATGAAGGAAATCGTCAAGGAAGATTTCAACCAGCAGCAACTGGTGTTGGCTAAACATACCGCCAGCCTCTTGGAACAGGATATTAACTTTCTCAAACGGGAGTTGAGCACCCTCAATTTCTCTCCTTCTATTCAATACATAGAGCCGCTGTCCTGGGCCAACCGCATGCGGGCCACCCTGGCATCCGTCCGGGAAGAAGGGGTGGTGGAGATTGTGCGTATCACCCCGGACGGCAACCGGGCTTACCAGGTGGACAGCCGGGGAGTTGATCAAATTACCACCGGCTCCTTCAAAGACGCCGCTTACCTCTCGTGGGCCGCCGAACCGGAACACAAGGGCCAGGTTTTAGTGATGCCGGTATCCACGAATATTCCCCATTTCGTGGGCCGACTCATCACCGTCATGGCCGTGCCCACCTACGGGATGTCGGTGGACGATACCCATCCCCATCCCTCGGGGTCCTTCGCGGGGGTGCTGGCCTTCTATATCGACGCTCACGCCCTGGCCAAGAAGTTTACCCAGGGGCTCCGCAGCGGCAAGACCGGTTATGCCTGGATCATGGACAGTGATGGCATCTTTCTCAATCACCCCGAACGGGACTTCGTCGGCAAAAATGCCTTTGTGGTGCGCAAGGAACGCATGTCCGCCATCTCCTTTGACGCCATCAACCAGATCCAACGGGAGAAGATGCTAACAGGACAAGAAGGCCTGGGCACCTATATCTCCGGGTGGCACCGGGGCATGGCCGGAGAGATTCCAAAGCTTATGGCCTACGCCCCGGTGAAGCTGGAAGACCAAAATGTGGTTCAGGACAACAAACCCATGGCTTCCTGGTCCGTGGCGGTGGTGGCCCCGGCCAGCGAAGTGGAAGGGGTGATCCATACCCTTTATACGCGGCAGTTCTACCTGCAAGTCATCATCGGTCTGGTGGTCCTATCTGGCACTATCGTCATGCTCAATTTCCGCTATGAGCAGCAATTCTCCTCCAGCCTGGAAGAAGAAGTGAACCGCCAGAAGCTAAAATTGCAAAAATCCGAGGCCCGCTACCAGGGTTTGGTAGAAAACGCCGCGGACTTGATCTATTCCGTGGACGCCGGCGGCCATATCCTGTCCATCAACCGCTTTGCGGCCACCTTCTTCTCCCAAGCCGCGGGCCCGTTCGATCCTGAGGTCAAAATCAATCCGCAAGTTTTTATCGGACTCACCCTGAATGATGTTTTTGACCATAAGTCGGCGGAATTCCAGCTGGAATGGATTAGAGACGTCCAGGCAACCGGCCGGGTGCAAAGCAAACGTCACCGGGTCACTATCGCCGAAAAGGAATTTTGGTTTTCCACCAGCATCGTGGGCGTTAAAGATGAACAGGGCGATATCTTTGCCTACGAGATCATTTCCCGGAACATCACGGCCCGCAAAGCTATTGAAGACCGGATGATCAACATGGAAAAACTGGCCTCCATCGGCACCCTGGCCGCGGGCGTGGCCCATGAGATCAATAATCCCATGACCGTGATCCTGGGGTTCACCGAACATCTGCTGGAACAGACTGGATCTTTGCCCGAGGTGCACGAAACCCTCCAGGTCATTGAGGACGAAGGCCTGCGCTGCAAAAAAATCATCGAAAATCTCCTTACCTTCGCCCGCACCCCGGAACGTACCGAAACCAAAGCCGATATCAATTCCATCATGGAAAAGACCCTGGCAGTGGTGAAAAATACCTTGCTGACCAAAAAAGTCCGCCTGGAAACCAGCCTGGCCATCGGGCTGCCCCTGGCCCAAGGTGACCCTCAGGAATTGCGCCAGGTTTTCATTAATATGATTAACAATGCCAGGGACGCCATGACGGGTGGCGGATTGCTCAAGGTCAGCACAAACCTGACCCCGGACGGCAACCGCCTGGCCATCGAATTCACTGATACCGGGAATGGCATCCCCCGGGAAGCCCAAGCCAAGATCTTCGACCCCTTTTTCACCACCAAGGGGACGGGCAAAGGCACCGGCCTGGGTCTGTCCATGAGTTACGGCATTATCACCAAATTCGGGGGGAACATCATGTTCACCAGCTTCCCCGCGGATGAATATCCCGAGAAGCATGGCACCACCTTTACCGTTTATCTGCCCATTATTACCGGCCCCGAGGCCGAGGCGGCCGGCCCGGAAGGCCAGGCCGAACCGGCCGCGGGCGTCTCATAA
- a CDS encoding response regulator: MPERILVVDDEPNMLRLLKTILMDKTGYEVTTTNNPLEVSKILQEDHYDLVITDLKMPLVDGIDLIGIVKGIDVTLPIIVITAYGTIETAEEAIQKGAYDFITKPFRKETILITMKRALEWKRMQGELAELKRQ, translated from the coding sequence ATGCCGGAGAGGATACTGGTCGTTGACGATGAACCCAATATGCTCAGGTTACTGAAAACCATCCTGATGGATAAGACCGGCTATGAGGTCACCACGACCAATAATCCCCTGGAAGTGAGCAAAATCCTCCAGGAAGACCATTATGATCTGGTGATCACCGATCTCAAGATGCCCTTGGTGGACGGCATCGACCTCATCGGCATCGTCAAAGGTATCGACGTCACCCTGCCCATTATTGTGATTACGGCTTACGGCACCATCGAAACCGCCGAAGAGGCCATCCAGAAGGGCGCCTATGATTTTATCACCAAGCCTTTCCGCAAGGAGACCATCCTCATCACCATGAAAAGGGCTCTGGAGTGGAAGCGGATGCAGGGTGAGCTGGCGGAACTGAAGAGGCAGTAG
- a CDS encoding four helix bundle protein: MGQSYRDLVVWNKAMELVMEIYRLTQAFPKEEIFGLLSQLRRSAVSIPSNIAEGQGRLTKGEFRVFLGNARGSLSELETQILIARHLNYLKESDADKLMQRASEVGRTLNGLIGSMKKP, encoded by the coding sequence ATGGGACAGTCATATCGGGATTTGGTGGTTTGGAATAAGGCTATGGAACTGGTCATGGAGATTTACCGGTTGACCCAGGCTTTTCCGAAAGAGGAAATTTTCGGCCTCCTGAGTCAATTGAGGCGGTCGGCGGTATCGATTCCGAGTAACATTGCCGAAGGACAAGGACGGCTAACCAAAGGAGAATTCCGGGTTTTTTTAGGCAACGCCAGAGGTTCACTCTCAGAATTGGAGACCCAAATCCTTATTGCTCGTCACCTGAATTATCTAAAAGAATCCGATGCAGACAAATTAATGCAGCGCGCCTCCGAAGTTGGACGGACCCTGAATGGTCTAATAGGTTCGATGAAAAAGCCATGA
- a CDS encoding PEP/pyruvate-binding domain-containing protein — translation MFKFLRRFLKEEADERVVLQEKFNHFRRLLDNNNQALETMADMEEKLSGDYVFDSSYLYAQVDKLGKQISSMVTSLNLLTKNRYSDLVPIAERLAQEMLEVLEAVPSIPDTPFILPLSALDQTLAPAVGGKMANLGEIGNRIGLPVPQGFAITAAAYKRFLESSSLAKDIEVKLSEASIQDLDTLKTISRELQNMVRQAPLPPDLAEAIVKAGEDLPTRWLAVRSSAVGEDTEFSFAGQFATLLNVDAASLPEHYKEIVASKFTSRAIFYWKYQQFSVNALPMAVGVLAMVPARASGVMFSLDPHAPQDETVMISAVWGLGKYAVDGTVSPDLFTVSRQAPYPITKRRVVPKPVALVCGPEGGVEEITLPPDQARAPCLTDHQVRTLANIAVELEEQFGAPQDIEWTVGEAGNIIILQSRPLRVSTPAFADQAREPLPEPQSPPLLHYGIRAVGGAAAGRVHHFLHDEDVAGIPPGAVVVARQPSARLVLVMDRIAAIITEVGSPTDHMTILAREFRIPTLVEVGGATKVLHSGQLVTVDADAALIYPGIIPELLQRKVHPDEEWRADPVYQKLRRILQSITRLNLLDPESPEFQAKNCRTLHDITRFSHEKAMDAMFMPDMEKALDSHQVSRLLTDLPINLFILDLGGGLKVTGKEQVTEADIVSRPFLALLRGFHHPGVTWAGQVAPDLKGFISVFANTMYDTAKGERGLGGKSFAIVTENYLNFNSRIGYHFGIVDAYISEEKNDNYISFQFKGGAAQIDRRERRARLVKQILDDLGFKAQTKGDLVQGRLVKLSLMETEQTLELAGLLIAFCRQLDLALASDAVMERVFQAFKTEDYGLKCLRSQAAATG, via the coding sequence ATGTTCAAATTCCTGCGGCGATTCCTTAAAGAAGAAGCGGACGAACGGGTCGTCTTGCAGGAAAAATTTAACCATTTCCGCCGTCTCCTGGATAACAACAATCAGGCCCTGGAAACCATGGCGGACATGGAAGAAAAGCTTTCCGGCGATTACGTTTTTGACTCCAGTTATCTCTATGCCCAGGTAGACAAGTTGGGGAAGCAGATAAGCAGCATGGTCACCTCCCTCAATCTCCTGACGAAAAATCGCTATAGCGACCTGGTCCCCATTGCTGAGCGCCTCGCCCAAGAGATGCTCGAGGTCCTGGAGGCCGTACCCAGCATCCCGGATACCCCGTTTATCCTGCCGTTATCGGCTTTGGATCAGACTTTGGCCCCGGCGGTGGGTGGCAAGATGGCCAATTTGGGGGAGATCGGCAACCGCATCGGCCTGCCGGTGCCTCAGGGTTTCGCCATTACCGCCGCGGCTTACAAGCGCTTTCTGGAATCCTCGAGCCTCGCTAAAGACATCGAAGTCAAGCTTTCCGAGGCCAGCATCCAGGACCTGGACACCTTGAAGACCATCAGCCGAGAATTGCAAAATATGGTGCGCCAGGCCCCCCTACCCCCGGATCTGGCAGAAGCCATCGTCAAGGCGGGCGAGGACCTGCCGACACGCTGGCTGGCGGTACGCTCCAGCGCCGTAGGCGAGGACACCGAATTCTCCTTTGCCGGCCAGTTCGCCACCCTGCTCAATGTGGACGCAGCCTCTTTGCCCGAGCACTACAAGGAAATCGTGGCCAGCAAGTTCACTTCCCGGGCCATTTTTTATTGGAAGTACCAGCAATTTTCCGTCAACGCCCTGCCCATGGCCGTGGGCGTCCTGGCCATGGTCCCAGCCCGGGCCAGCGGCGTCATGTTTTCCCTGGACCCCCATGCCCCTCAGGACGAAACCGTCATGATTTCCGCGGTCTGGGGCCTGGGCAAGTACGCGGTGGACGGCACCGTGTCCCCGGACCTCTTCACCGTTAGCCGCCAAGCCCCCTACCCCATCACCAAGCGTCGGGTAGTCCCCAAACCCGTGGCCCTGGTCTGCGGCCCGGAAGGAGGGGTTGAAGAGATTACCCTGCCGCCCGATCAAGCCCGGGCACCCTGCCTCACTGACCACCAAGTCCGAACCCTGGCCAATATTGCCGTGGAGTTGGAGGAACAATTCGGGGCGCCCCAGGATATCGAGTGGACCGTGGGCGAGGCGGGCAACATCATCATTCTGCAATCCCGGCCGCTGCGCGTCAGCACCCCGGCCTTTGCCGACCAGGCCCGGGAGCCTCTCCCGGAGCCTCAGTCGCCGCCGCTTCTGCACTATGGCATCCGGGCGGTGGGAGGCGCGGCCGCGGGCCGGGTCCACCATTTTCTCCATGATGAAGACGTGGCCGGTATCCCACCGGGCGCGGTGGTGGTGGCCCGCCAGCCTTCGGCCCGCCTGGTGCTGGTCATGGACCGCATTGCCGCCATCATCACCGAAGTGGGGAGCCCCACCGATCACATGACCATCCTGGCCCGGGAGTTCCGGATTCCCACCCTGGTTGAGGTAGGTGGGGCCACCAAGGTCCTGCACTCCGGCCAGTTGGTCACCGTGGACGCGGACGCCGCCCTGATTTATCCCGGCATCATCCCGGAGCTTTTGCAGCGTAAGGTGCACCCCGATGAAGAATGGCGGGCCGACCCGGTTTACCAAAAATTGCGCCGAATTTTGCAATCCATCACCCGCCTCAACCTCCTGGACCCGGAGAGCCCGGAGTTTCAAGCCAAGAACTGCCGCACCCTGCACGATATCACCCGGTTCAGCCACGAAAAGGCCATGGACGCCATGTTCATGCCGGACATGGAAAAGGCCCTGGATTCCCACCAAGTCAGCCGCCTCTTAACCGACCTCCCCATAAACCTGTTCATTCTGGACTTAGGCGGCGGCCTCAAGGTCACTGGTAAAGAGCAGGTCACCGAAGCCGATATCGTCAGCCGCCCCTTTCTGGCGCTGCTCCGGGGCTTTCACCACCCAGGGGTGACCTGGGCCGGCCAGGTGGCCCCTGACCTTAAGGGCTTCATTTCGGTCTTTGCCAACACCATGTACGACACCGCCAAGGGGGAGCGGGGCCTGGGGGGCAAGAGTTTCGCCATCGTCACCGAGAACTACCTTAATTTTAACTCCCGCATCGGCTACCATTTCGGCATTGTGGACGCCTATATTTCCGAAGAAAAAAACGATAATTACATCAGTTTCCAGTTCAAGGGCGGCGCCGCGCAAATCGACCGCCGGGAGCGCCGGGCGCGCCTGGTCAAGCAAATCCTGGATGACCTGGGTTTCAAGGCCCAGACCAAGGGCGATTTGGTCCAGGGGCGCCTGGTCAAACTCTCCCTGATGGAGACCGAGCAGACCCTGGAATTGGCCGGACTGCTCATCGCCTTCTGCCGCCAACTTGACCTGGCCCTGGCCTCAGACGCGGTCATGGAACGAGTCTTCCAGGCCTTCAAGACCGAAGACTACGGCCTCAAATGCCTGCGCTCCCAAGCAGCCGCCACGGGCTGA
- a CDS encoding L,D-transpeptidase has protein sequence MPGVNAYCCYAACVRFELRPLSPEHITSNFGSRTLDNAKLKEFLETKLNRKFFNWPASSWDFSMLTLTALYSIGKWMWPRLSLLASIQNKRKLMKAILLLSGAAISLLLWSPSVRAQDMEQSNPIYNELAEQRRMTTGDITIVYGVPCVEVILETGESIMTFVHSIPSLKKKSLIVQDRIALLNRTHYLLVVNGSGNISTDKNIIFVPLDYSIEPKILPEFLPGAANHEKYILIDRRQQYLGLYEWGNLQYCYPISSGTSNSTPLKKFVVSHMDETHNSTLYDQAPMDHALNIGNAYFIHEGIVPGYPASHGCIRVFPLHARFLFYQWAKPGIPGKITD, from the coding sequence ATGCCTGGCGTTAATGCTTATTGCTGCTATGCGGCCTGTGTCAGGTTTGAGCTGCGGCCCCTGTCGCCGGAGCACATCACCTCCAACTTTGGAAGCCGCACGCTAGATAACGCCAAATTGAAAGAGTTTCTTGAAACCAAGCTGAACCGTAAGTTTTTTAATTGGCCAGCATCTTCCTGGGATTTTTCCATGCTGACTCTCACCGCTCTGTATTCCATCGGGAAATGGATGTGGCCAAGGCTAAGCCTATTAGCATCAATACAAAATAAGCGGAAACTTATGAAAGCAATACTTTTATTAAGTGGTGCAGCAATTTCATTGTTACTTTGGAGTCCATCAGTTAGAGCTCAAGACATGGAACAAAGTAATCCTATTTATAATGAATTGGCTGAACAGAGAAGGATGACGACAGGGGATATAACTATTGTTTATGGCGTGCCATGCGTAGAAGTTATACTGGAGACTGGTGAAAGCATAATGACATTTGTCCATTCCATACCTTCTTTAAAGAAAAAGTCTCTTATTGTTCAGGACAGGATTGCTCTCCTTAATAGAACGCACTATCTATTAGTCGTGAATGGTTCCGGTAACATCAGCACCGATAAGAACATAATATTCGTGCCCCTTGACTATTCCATTGAGCCGAAAATTCTGCCAGAATTTTTGCCTGGTGCGGCCAATCATGAAAAATACATTCTGATAGATCGCCGCCAGCAATATCTCGGCCTTTATGAATGGGGAAATTTGCAATACTGTTATCCAATTTCTTCCGGAACGTCGAATTCGACGCCTTTAAAAAAATTCGTGGTAAGCCATATGGATGAAACTCATAACTCCACTCTATATGATCAGGCGCCCATGGATCATGCACTGAATATTGGCAATGCTTATTTCATTCATGAAGGAATAGTTCCTGGATACCCCGCATCCCACGGCTGTATCCGGGTGTTTCCCCTTCATGCTCGTTTTCTTTTTTATCAGTGGGCCAAGCCGGGAATTCCCGGGAAAATTACAGATTGA
- a CDS encoding TerB family tellurite resistance protein: protein MRDLVKRFFGKVTGLNSETVNQKPRHDILVAVCALFIEMARIDETFTPMEMETILSILHEKYGLSREHAGAIVAEAERELKQSVDLWQFSNLINENYSNEEKAEVIEILWRIVYVDGKMDRYEHYLMKKLKDLLRLSQEQLIEAKLKVLHSS from the coding sequence ATGCGCGATTTGGTGAAGCGATTTTTCGGAAAAGTCACAGGGCTGAATTCAGAGACCGTTAATCAGAAACCGCGTCACGATATACTGGTAGCAGTTTGTGCATTGTTTATTGAGATGGCGCGCATAGACGAAACATTTACTCCAATGGAGATGGAAACAATTTTGTCGATTTTACATGAAAAATACGGCCTATCCCGGGAGCATGCCGGAGCAATAGTTGCGGAAGCCGAAAGGGAATTGAAACAAAGTGTCGATTTATGGCAATTTTCCAACCTGATTAATGAGAATTATTCAAACGAGGAAAAAGCTGAAGTCATTGAAATATTGTGGAGAATCGTCTATGTTGACGGAAAAATGGACCGGTACGAACACTACCTCATGAAAAAACTCAAGGACTTACTACGGCTATCCCAGGAACAATTGATTGAAGCGAAATTAAAAGTGCTGCATTCGAGTTGA
- a CDS encoding universal stress protein — protein MAKYNRLLVGMDGSETSFHALKESFQISKNWVTVLTVAPSYAGDLRIMGVSGIREKLREPCDTALALAQEMAEAAGALIRPLCVVGEPYESLVAEAETGSRDLIVMGVKGHSFVERALLGSVTRRVIGYTSKDVLVIPLNTSIGWDRILVASDCSLGSEVALSRALDLAAEYGSELTIVTAMDLPIRAQGEALGVSDEVMRRCQDHVAEAQRRGEALNLNVHGVVLQGQAYQVITKLARQEKMNLIVMGSHGHTGLTRLLMGGVTERVLGHAPCPVLVVKRKE, from the coding sequence ATGGCAAAGTATAACCGCCTCCTGGTGGGCATGGACGGCTCCGAGACCAGCTTCCATGCCCTTAAGGAGTCTTTCCAAATATCCAAGAATTGGGTCACCGTGCTCACGGTGGCCCCTTCTTATGCCGGTGATCTAAGGATCATGGGGGTCTCCGGCATCCGGGAAAAACTCCGGGAGCCCTGCGATACCGCCCTGGCCCTGGCTCAGGAGATGGCCGAGGCCGCCGGCGCCCTGATCCGCCCGCTCTGCGTTGTGGGTGAACCCTATGAAAGCCTGGTGGCCGAGGCCGAAACCGGCAGCCGGGACCTTATTGTCATGGGCGTCAAAGGCCACAGCTTCGTTGAGCGGGCTCTTCTGGGGAGCGTCACCCGCCGGGTCATCGGCTATACCAGCAAAGACGTCCTCGTGATTCCGCTCAATACCAGCATCGGCTGGGACCGCATCCTGGTGGCCAGTGACTGCTCTTTAGGGAGCGAGGTGGCCCTCTCCCGAGCTTTGGACCTGGCCGCGGAATACGGCAGCGAGTTAACTATCGTTACGGCCATGGATCTGCCGATCCGGGCTCAGGGGGAGGCCCTGGGAGTGAGTGACGAAGTGATGCGCCGGTGCCAGGATCATGTGGCCGAGGCCCAACGCCGCGGGGAGGCCCTGAATCTCAACGTTCACGGCGTGGTCCTCCAGGGGCAGGCCTACCAGGTCATCACCAAACTGGCCCGGCAAGAAAAGATGAATCTCATCGTCATGGGCTCCCACGGCCATACCGGCCTGACCCGGCTCCTGATGGGCGGCGTCACCGAGCGGGTCCTCGGCCACGCCCCCTGCCCGGTGCTGGTGGTGAAGAGGAAGGAATAG
- a CDS encoding sulfite exporter TauE/SafE family protein → MHDIASNLNFIDLNVWNISFLFVVGFIGGLVSGFIGSGGAFVLTPGMMSLGVPGTIAVASNMCHKFPKAMVGAYKRWKYGQVDIKLGLVMAASAGGGVQVGIKIQEWILEKWGQSGSNLYVSLSFVVILVVVGGYVFYDAMKASKGSGEDKAGALAKWLQSINLPPMMHFKTANVRISMWFTIPIGFATGLMAATIAVGGFIGVPGMIYGLGAGGLVSSATELVIAFVMGFFGTIKWAMHGQVDIRLTLIILAGSLLGVQLGAIGTTCVKESMIKFVMGTIMIIVAVSRGLAIPQYLTELKLISVGESTLSFLSSASFIIMCIALGVGSFIILGAMYKAKRAEALAKKVEFSVEYGKV, encoded by the coding sequence ATGCATGACATCGCCAGCAACCTTAATTTTATAGATTTGAACGTGTGGAATATTTCATTCCTATTTGTCGTAGGTTTCATCGGCGGCCTGGTGAGCGGCTTCATCGGCTCCGGCGGCGCTTTTGTGCTGACCCCCGGTATGATGAGCCTTGGCGTCCCCGGGACTATTGCCGTGGCCAGCAATATGTGTCATAAATTCCCTAAGGCTATGGTTGGAGCCTACAAGCGGTGGAAGTACGGCCAGGTGGACATCAAGTTGGGTCTGGTCATGGCGGCTTCCGCCGGCGGCGGGGTGCAGGTGGGCATCAAAATTCAGGAGTGGATTCTGGAGAAGTGGGGCCAATCCGGGTCTAACCTTTATGTCAGCCTGTCCTTCGTGGTTATCCTGGTGGTGGTGGGCGGTTATGTCTTCTATGATGCCATGAAGGCTTCCAAAGGCAGCGGAGAAGACAAGGCTGGGGCTCTGGCCAAGTGGCTGCAGTCCATCAATCTGCCTCCCATGATGCACTTTAAGACGGCCAACGTACGTATTTCCATGTGGTTTACCATCCCCATCGGCTTTGCCACCGGTTTGATGGCGGCCACCATCGCGGTGGGCGGCTTCATCGGGGTTCCCGGCATGATCTACGGCTTAGGGGCTGGCGGGCTGGTCTCCTCAGCCACCGAGCTGGTCATCGCCTTCGTCATGGGATTTTTTGGCACCATCAAATGGGCTATGCACGGTCAGGTGGATATCCGCCTTACCCTGATCATCCTGGCCGGGTCCCTGTTGGGCGTGCAGTTGGGGGCCATCGGCACCACCTGCGTCAAAGAAAGCATGATCAAGTTCGTCATGGGAACCATCATGATTATCGTGGCCGTGAGCCGGGGCTTGGCGATACCGCAGTATCTGACCGAACTGAAGCTGATCTCCGTGGGCGAGTCCACCCTGTCTTTCCTCAGCAGCGCCAGCTTCATCATCATGTGCATTGCCCTGGGAGTCGGCTCCTTCATCATCCTGGGGGCCATGTATAAAGCCAAACGGGCCGAGGCCTTGGCTAAAAAAGTCGAATTTTCCGTGGAATATGGCAAAGTATAA